The proteins below are encoded in one region of Campylobacter helveticus:
- a CDS encoding DsbC family protein, producing MQTLSKITLSSLLLISSLSAVTLIEEQEEALVKGVIPSTKIEKVQRAEVDGFYKAYLANGNILYVNPFKRVIFIGELYTNTGVSLTANEREAWQSELSAAQIKDMDLKELTQYAKKLDFNQGSKKYDFVLFTDPECPFCARVEEHFMKNNVSVYINFYPLSFHQNATKWILQILSSKDFKEAFVSIRHNQKDLDVKTTKEAEQTLNNMKALGEKLNIQGTPKLFVVEKNTSKIIDVIDGANMQKIDSYLTKDKQ from the coding sequence ATGCAAACACTTTCAAAAATAACACTTAGCTCACTTTTACTAATTTCTAGTTTAAGTGCGGTAACTTTAATAGAAGAACAAGAAGAAGCTTTGGTTAAGGGCGTTATCCCCTCCACTAAAATAGAAAAGGTGCAAAGGGCTGAAGTTGATGGCTTTTATAAGGCTTACTTAGCAAATGGCAATATACTCTATGTTAATCCTTTTAAAAGAGTGATTTTTATCGGTGAGCTTTATACAAATACAGGAGTAAGTCTTACAGCAAATGAAAGAGAAGCTTGGCAAAGTGAATTAAGTGCAGCTCAAATCAAAGATATGGATTTAAAGGAGCTTACGCAGTATGCTAAGAAGCTAGACTTTAATCAAGGCTCTAAAAAATATGACTTTGTCTTATTTACTGACCCTGAGTGTCCTTTTTGTGCTAGGGTAGAAGAGCATTTTATGAAAAATAATGTTAGCGTTTATATTAATTTTTATCCTCTTTCCTTTCATCAAAACGCTACAAAGTGGATTTTACAAATTCTAAGTTCTAAAGATTTCAAAGAAGCTTTTGTTTCGATTAGACACAATCAAAAGGACTTAGATGTAAAAACCACTAAAGAAGCCGAGCAAACATTAAATAATATGAAAGCTTTAGGTGAAAAGCTAAATATCCAAGGCACACCTAAACTTTTTGTTGTAGAGAAAAACACAAGCAAGATTATTGATGTGATTGATGGGGCAAATATGCAAAAGATTGATTCTTACTTAACTAAGGATAAACAATGA
- a CDS encoding TrbI/VirB10 family protein → MKNPFMKFFSNDKNPAEAQQNQGKNKIIIFAGIGVVAGALLFLADSGGNKEQKNVGNFNLVNDDEMAKTRWVGEANDDLSLAKKRVDSLDSKNEELSKQVSMLTKIITDMKKENEATQRTEKNTAKNSLQITPNEDKVPNLSIKPTNDKGLYTNFPSPNYLNEDNISSEIENPNKFGLTHIGKVPELEQIEQTRYTPLTDSLNFTNIAKPEVKEEKEKKSDRHIIPTGSIVKAVLLSGMDAPTMTQAKTEPLPVLMKVSDLSILPNNFGYDIQDCFLMGEGYGDLTSERAYIRVNNISCVTNKGQKIDMAMKGAATGEDGKLGLRGEVVTKQGALLARTLVAGFLQGVGESFANQNQIVTQNGFGGTTTTNGTMDAGESLQAGAFEGLSKSAEKLADFYLKMADQVTPVIEISAGREVNIITTSTLELKTLEEQAKEDKKPQNNQTKG, encoded by the coding sequence ATGAAAAATCCTTTTATGAAATTTTTTAGTAATGATAAAAATCCGGCTGAAGCTCAACAAAATCAGGGAAAAAATAAAATCATAATTTTTGCTGGTATTGGAGTTGTTGCTGGAGCATTATTATTTTTAGCAGATAGTGGCGGCAATAAAGAGCAAAAAAATGTTGGCAACTTCAATCTTGTAAATGATGATGAAATGGCAAAAACAAGATGGGTGGGTGAGGCAAATGATGATTTATCTTTAGCGAAAAAGAGGGTTGATAGTTTAGATTCTAAAAATGAAGAGTTATCAAAACAAGTAAGTATGCTTACAAAGATAATTACTGATATGAAGAAAGAAAATGAAGCTACTCAAAGAACCGAAAAGAATACGGCTAAGAATAGCCTTCAGATTACTCCAAACGAGGATAAGGTTCCTAATTTATCCATTAAGCCTACAAATGATAAAGGCTTATATACAAATTTTCCTTCGCCTAATTATTTAAATGAGGATAATATAAGTAGTGAAATAGAAAATCCAAACAAATTTGGCTTAACTCATATTGGCAAAGTCCCTGAACTCGAACAAATCGAACAAACTCGCTACACACCTCTAACGGACTCTCTTAACTTTACAAATATTGCTAAACCTGAAGTTAAGGAAGAAAAAGAAAAAAAGAGTGATAGGCATATCATACCAACAGGCTCGATAGTAAAAGCTGTTTTACTATCAGGTATGGACGCCCCAACAATGACTCAGGCTAAAACTGAGCCTTTGCCTGTATTAATGAAAGTAAGCGACCTTTCTATCTTACCAAACAATTTTGGCTATGACATACAAGATTGTTTTTTAATGGGTGAGGGTTATGGAGATTTAACAAGTGAGAGAGCTTATATAAGGGTTAATAATATCTCTTGTGTAACAAATAAGGGACAAAAAATAGATATGGCGATGAAGGGAGCCGCCACAGGAGAAGATGGAAAGCTAGGTTTAAGAGGCGAAGTTGTAACCAAGCAAGGTGCTTTACTTGCAAGAACCTTAGTGGCAGGTTTTTTACAAGGGGTAGGCGAAAGCTTTGCTAATCAAAACCAAATCGTTACGCAAAACGGCTTTGGAGGCACTACTACAACAAATGGCACTATGGACGCAGGAGAAAGCTTACAAGCAGGAGCCTTTGAAGGACTTTCAAAAAGTGCAGAAAAATTAGCAGACTTTTATTTAAAAATGGCAGACCAAGTTACACCTGTGATTGAAATTTCAGCAGGTAGAGAGGTCAATATCATCACAACTTCGACTTTAGAATTAAAAACCCTAGAAGAACAAGCTAAAGAGGATAAAAAACCTCAAAACAATCAAACAAAAGGATAA
- a CDS encoding TraK domain-containing protein has product MKKSLLLALALSKSLFALNIIDNPSSDIININVSNSSVNRIVLPAQILDVAYSKEKGIDIKISDNQAFIKFLPIQKEKVRVTGKNQVEPIGEPEIVYDKAGNSEVFFVTASKTYSFSLNPKDMEAETIIINDFSASKEEILKYESDDSYMKTMAKITESILKGGTPQGYKTKKIDKVLSKNSTLITKELMNYDGVLYRATLLEVENKTDKAIVLDLKDYIRIAKEAPKAISIYYNNEVNHLLPYSKAQIVIITKGGRNQK; this is encoded by the coding sequence ATGAAAAAATCCCTTTTACTTGCACTCGCTTTAAGTAAGAGCCTTTTTGCTCTTAACATTATCGATAATCCAAGTAGCGATATTATCAATATAAATGTATCAAATAGCAGTGTAAATAGAATTGTTTTACCCGCTCAAATCTTAGATGTAGCCTATTCTAAGGAAAAGGGTATTGATATAAAGATTAGCGATAATCAAGCCTTTATCAAATTTTTACCTATACAAAAGGAAAAGGTTAGAGTTACAGGTAAAAATCAAGTCGAACCCATAGGTGAGCCTGAAATTGTTTATGATAAGGCAGGAAATAGTGAGGTGTTTTTTGTAACCGCTTCAAAAACTTATTCTTTTTCTCTTAATCCTAAAGATATGGAAGCTGAAACTATCATCATTAATGATTTTTCTGCAAGTAAAGAAGAGATTTTGAAATACGAAAGTGATGATTCTTATATGAAGACCATGGCAAAAATCACTGAAAGTATTTTAAAGGGTGGCACACCGCAAGGATATAAAACTAAAAAGATTGATAAGGTGTTAAGTAAAAATAGCACATTAATCACTAAAGAGCTTATGAATTATGATGGAGTTTTATATAGGGCAACTTTACTTGAGGTGGAGAATAAGACGGATAAGGCTATTGTTTTAGATTTAAAAGATTATATACGCATTGCTAAGGAAGCTCCAAAAGCAATTAGCATTTATTATAACAATGAAGTTAATCACTTGCTTCCTTATTCTAAAGCTCAAATTGTCATCATTACTAAGGGTGGAAGGAATCAAAAATGA
- a CDS encoding UvrD-helicase domain-containing protein — protein sequence MSISSHQTKNLLTPEQQAVVDFNIEDILIVNAYAGTGKTSTLIQFCEARKDKKILYLSYNASMRKEAETKFKHLSNVEVKTMHSLAYEELGLKYKDRLGSLRAMDLYPLVKDLQVEFHSFYATAILKTLRAFCNVSLPLKDFLENAIKNPKDYDLNPKLDLAYITHKTKILWQKLQSETCALAYEHDFYLKAYQLSKAKLEYDYILVDEAQDINGCVIDIVLNQEAKKVFIGDTYQSIYKFRGAINSLELLAKKPKAHTLYLTQSFRCPSSIAKIANCYLKILNAPKDFQGTFKSNIKQDIKQQALITRTNAKLFDIAIENLDKKLFLVGGVQSYNFDELLDIQNLLFKKQEFIKNPFIAKFKDLKELLVYIEETKEIDLRQKIFVLFKYIHSDIKKLIKDIEKACVKNENKADLILSTGHKSKGLEWDNVELSDDFLNLKQMIENNEFEEITIAKEELNLLYVAITRAKHSLSMSEDYVLDEGIINNIKERVETI from the coding sequence ATGTCAATTTCTTCTCATCAAACTAAAAACTTATTAACCCCCGAACAACAAGCCGTTGTTGATTTTAATATAGAAGATATTTTAATTGTTAATGCTTATGCAGGAACGGGTAAAACTTCTACTCTTATACAATTTTGCGAAGCAAGAAAAGATAAGAAAATCCTCTATCTCTCTTATAATGCTTCAATGAGAAAAGAAGCAGAGACCAAATTTAAACACCTTAGCAATGTAGAAGTTAAAACTATGCACTCTTTAGCCTATGAAGAGTTGGGCTTAAAATACAAAGATAGACTAGGAAGCCTAAGAGCAATGGATTTATACCCTCTTGTGAAAGACTTACAAGTTGAATTTCACTCTTTTTATGCAACAGCCATTTTAAAAACCTTAAGAGCTTTTTGTAATGTTAGCTTACCGCTTAAAGACTTTTTAGAAAATGCTATAAAAAATCCTAAAGACTATGATTTAAATCCCAAACTAGACTTAGCTTACATTACACATAAGACAAAGATTTTATGGCAAAAGCTTCAAAGCGAAACTTGTGCTTTAGCATACGAACACGACTTTTATCTTAAGGCTTATCAACTTAGCAAAGCAAAGCTAGAGTATGATTATATCCTTGTTGATGAGGCACAAGATATAAATGGCTGTGTGATAGATATAGTTTTAAATCAAGAAGCCAAAAAAGTTTTTATCGGCGACACTTATCAAAGTATTTATAAATTTAGGGGAGCGATTAATTCTTTAGAATTGTTAGCAAAAAAGCCAAAAGCCCATACTTTATATCTCACACAAAGCTTTCGCTGTCCTAGTAGTATCGCTAAAATAGCAAATTGCTATTTAAAGATATTGAATGCTCCTAAAGATTTTCAAGGCACATTTAAGAGCAACATCAAACAAGATATAAAACAACAAGCTCTTATTACTCGCACAAATGCGAAACTTTTTGATATTGCTATAGAAAATTTAGATAAAAAGCTTTTTTTAGTCGGCGGAGTGCAAAGCTATAATTTTGATGAGCTTTTAGATATACAAAACTTGCTCTTTAAAAAACAAGAATTTATTAAAAATCCTTTCATTGCTAAATTCAAAGATTTAAAAGAACTTCTTGTCTATATAGAAGAAACCAAAGAAATCGACTTAAGGCAAAAGATTTTTGTTTTATTTAAGTATATTCATAGTGATATTAAAAAGCTCATTAAAGATATAGAAAAAGCTTGTGTTAAAAATGAAAATAAGGCAGATTTAATTCTTAGCACAGGACATAAAAGTAAAGGACTTGAATGGGATAATGTAGAACTTAGCGATGATTTTTTAAACCTCAAACAAATGATAGAAAATAATGAATTTGAGGAAATTACAATCGCAAAAGAAGAACTAAATCTTTTGTATGTCGCCATTACAAGAGCTAAACATAGTCTTAGTATGAGCGAAGACTATGTGTTAGATGAGGGCATAATTAACAATATTAAGGAGAGGGTAGAAACAATATGA
- a CDS encoding SH3 domain-containing protein: MCIKALLQKTSLIALTMGFALSPLSAEDNNLLLKKAVIKLYKDNQALEKRIELLEDKLGIKRAEQNASIKVPKNVEENSFVFLQRAKNEFAKGKKIIPAKAIESAKYYSKPNKASAVVGSVQKGTNLYVKGIEESYGNAWYKIEEGMFVEASKVSFRSKK, from the coding sequence ATGTGCATAAAAGCATTGTTACAAAAGACTAGTTTAATTGCTCTTACTATGGGCTTTGCCTTAAGTCCATTAAGTGCAGAAGATAATAATTTGCTCTTAAAAAAGGCTGTCATTAAACTTTATAAAGACAATCAAGCTCTAGAAAAACGCATTGAACTTTTAGAAGATAAGCTAGGCATTAAAAGAGCCGAGCAAAACGCTTCAATTAAAGTGCCTAAAAATGTTGAGGAAAATAGCTTTGTCTTTTTACAAAGAGCAAAAAATGAATTTGCAAAGGGTAAGAAGATAATCCCTGCTAAAGCCATAGAAAGTGCGAAATATTATTCTAAACCAAATAAGGCTTCAGCGGTTGTAGGCTCAGTGCAAAAAGGGACAAATCTTTATGTTAAAGGCATAGAGGAAAGCTATGGTAATGCTTGGTATAAGATTGAAGAGGGTATGTTTGTAGAAGCAAGTAAGGTTTCTTTTAGGAGTAAAAAATGA
- a CDS encoding helix-turn-helix domain-containing protein yields MIRLDIGDYYTRKEVANLLKVKESIVHRYAKQGKFREFKQHRNCSGLYPRQDIENFIKKYFGLVDSNQQSHQDNPPTTA; encoded by the coding sequence ATGATTAGACTAGATATTGGAGATTACTACACCAGAAAAGAAGTAGCAAATCTTTTAAAAGTAAAAGAAAGTATTGTGCATAGATACGCTAAACAAGGCAAATTTAGAGAGTTTAAGCAACATAGAAACTGCTCGGGTTTGTATCCTAGACAAGACATTGAAAACTTTATAAAAAAATATTTTGGACTTGTCGATTCAAATCAGCAATCTCATCAAGATAATCCCCCCACCACTGCATAA
- a CDS encoding TraE/TraK family type IV conjugative transfer system protein: protein MLFDKYKNKMDKYLLENITFRTVTLILSLLIVFLIWIIVSRTDSQKVVFMPPKIINQEFWIAGNEVSKTYLHEMGQFVSFNLLNITKENANNNIENLLTLVDSKFYNEVKIKLLEQSNYITDNAISRTFFVSAIDADTKGLIKVFGVVKDIIGDKVVRSSQSIVNIHYEINQGRFVLNDILIEEGKNDKTKDKK from the coding sequence ATGTTGTTTGATAAATATAAAAATAAAATGGATAAATATCTTTTAGAGAATATCACATTTAGAACGGTAACGCTTATTTTAAGTCTTTTAATTGTTTTTCTCATATGGATTATAGTTTCACGAACAGACTCTCAAAAAGTTGTCTTTATGCCTCCAAAAATCATCAATCAAGAATTTTGGATAGCTGGCAATGAAGTTTCTAAAACTTATTTACACGAAATGGGGCAGTTTGTTTCTTTTAATCTTTTAAATATCACTAAGGAAAACGCTAATAATAATATTGAAAATCTTTTAACTTTAGTAGATTCTAAATTCTACAATGAAGTAAAAATCAAGCTTTTGGAGCAATCAAACTATATCACAGACAATGCTATTAGCAGAACCTTTTTTGTTTCTGCTATTGACGCAGATACAAAAGGACTGATTAAAGTTTTTGGTGTTGTTAAAGACATTATAGGGGATAAGGTTGTGCGTTCTTCTCAAAGTATTGTAAATATCCATTATGAAATCAATCAGGGTAGATTTGTTTTAAATGATATTTTAATTGAAGAAGGAAAAAATGATAAGACAAAGGATAAAAAATGA
- the traL gene encoding type IV conjugative transfer system protein TraL yields the protein MAKNQNGYVEINKFIDTKPMFGNWEVDTLMVFCIFFAVAIMFGKGAIAFSVFFMIGVVAAKYYEKLKKSKVKGFFFHLLYMLGLRQPKTLPPSYMRYFLGA from the coding sequence TTGGCTAAAAATCAGAACGGTTATGTAGAAATTAACAAGTTTATCGACACCAAGCCTATGTTTGGGAATTGGGAGGTTGATACATTAATGGTGTTTTGCATATTTTTTGCCGTAGCTATTATGTTTGGTAAAGGTGCAATAGCTTTTAGCGTATTTTTTATGATAGGAGTTGTTGCTGCAAAATATTATGAAAAACTTAAAAAATCAAAAGTCAAAGGCTTTTTCTTTCATTTACTTTATATGTTAGGACTTAGACAGCCTAAAACTTTACCTCCCTCTTATATGAGATATTTTCTAGGAGCGTAA
- a CDS encoding TraC family protein: MSLKDYFSNQINQIKEPFEDISSLQTNVWNSCMQRYKFSDFLPYMNYDFKEEIYINNDSSYGTVFICSPRIRMGESTAVAVEEMLNKLPDNMFIQFTLIGSKNIKNIVEYWKSMHLNRASRENNELLHKAIENMGNFYYKKTKEGISNSMTARLKNYSLLVSIKSENKEELTLFKHNLKNILVSNHFSPVIAEPEFLKPILWELFNGNHDLNNIPTYDRNCYINRQLIMPSTKILVKDDEIRIDGRSFISLTPQTLPQEAHISDFGEKLGDYISRALDNNQFKDTFLITASICPLPKKRTAGVKRNHSMLLTQKWSETLFRQYAAAKKESVSILERIDNQKEKLYAFDLNVIVSGDSYNEASLNAHTIISYWNKGGGKAIVLDEALGIHQLNFIASLPMGINKEYVFDVTAKYRSMFPDQISQFIPLEADFKLNVPNLILFSRRAQIAGLDLFISNSNYNGYLVATSGAGKSVLLNMLAFNSYARGDRVFIIDQDNSFLKLCETIDGQYLALDPLKPISFNPFSSLKNDDIESFMEDLNYLSDLIYMLGSSKNQHRADEDEKLIKSKIQELMEILFLSKGNTMEVSDIRDELIKIDDMRFKDFANQLRPFCKEGIYGKYFNGPCEFNVKKEFIVTEFKGLEGHNDLRDPLIMLLIYHINQLMYMSSDRNSRIQIIIDEAHRFLGKNPKMDDFIEQAYRRARKYDASVIIATQGFDDIYNPRDGGLSRAGTVIVNNSAYKIFMKQTETSVNMLLKSEVFDLGEKDKEILRSIMTLKGEYSELFLMTPDDVKLPYRLVMDRYFYYLTTTDPKDKAKIKELTDQGIPLGEAIEFLAKN, encoded by the coding sequence ATGAGTTTAAAAGATTATTTCTCTAATCAAATTAATCAAATCAAAGAGCCATTTGAGGATATTAGTTCGTTGCAGACTAATGTTTGGAATTCTTGTATGCAAAGATATAAATTTTCAGATTTTCTTCCTTATATGAATTATGATTTTAAGGAAGAGATATATATTAATAATGACAGTTCGTATGGGACTGTTTTTATATGTTCGCCCAGAATTAGAATGGGAGAATCTACAGCTGTTGCTGTAGAGGAAATGCTAAATAAACTTCCCGATAATATGTTTATTCAATTTACTCTAATAGGAAGCAAAAATATAAAAAATATTGTGGAATATTGGAAAAGTATGCACCTTAATAGAGCCTCTCGAGAAAATAATGAATTGCTTCATAAAGCGATTGAAAATATGGGAAATTTTTATTATAAGAAAACCAAAGAGGGAATTTCAAATTCTATGACAGCAAGACTTAAAAACTATTCTCTTTTGGTGTCTATTAAATCGGAAAACAAAGAAGAGCTTACCTTATTTAAACACAATCTTAAAAACATATTGGTCTCAAACCATTTTTCACCTGTTATAGCGGAACCTGAATTTTTAAAACCTATACTTTGGGAACTTTTTAACGGAAATCATGATTTAAATAATATCCCAACCTATGATAGAAATTGTTATATTAATAGGCAATTAATTATGCCTAGCACAAAAATATTAGTTAAAGATGATGAAATTAGAATTGATGGTAGAAGTTTTATTTCATTAACCCCACAAACCCTTCCTCAAGAAGCTCATATAAGTGATTTTGGAGAAAAATTAGGCGATTATATAAGTAGGGCATTAGATAATAATCAGTTTAAGGACACTTTTCTCATTACGGCTTCTATTTGTCCTTTGCCAAAAAAAAGAACTGCTGGTGTGAAAAGAAACCACTCTATGCTTTTGACACAAAAATGGAGTGAAACTTTATTTAGACAATATGCCGCTGCCAAAAAAGAAAGCGTGTCTATTTTAGAGAGAATAGACAATCAAAAAGAAAAACTTTATGCTTTTGATTTAAATGTAATTGTTAGTGGAGACAGCTACAATGAAGCTTCTTTAAACGCCCATACGATTATTTCTTATTGGAACAAAGGTGGTGGAAAAGCCATTGTGTTGGATGAGGCTTTAGGCATACATCAACTTAATTTCATTGCTTCTTTGCCTATGGGGATTAATAAGGAATATGTTTTTGATGTTACGGCTAAATACCGCTCGATGTTTCCAGACCAAATTTCTCAATTTATACCTCTTGAGGCAGATTTTAAGCTTAATGTTCCAAATTTGATTTTGTTTTCGAGAAGGGCTCAAATCGCTGGGCTTGATTTGTTTATTTCAAATTCAAATTACAATGGTTATTTGGTTGCCACTTCTGGTGCTGGTAAGTCTGTGCTTTTAAATATGTTGGCTTTTAATTCTTATGCTAGAGGGGATAGGGTTTTTATCATAGACCAAGACAATTCGTTTTTAAAGCTTTGTGAAACAATTGACGGACAATATCTTGCCTTAGACCCACTTAAACCTATAAGCTTTAATCCTTTTAGTAGTCTTAAAAATGATGATATAGAATCTTTTATGGAGGATTTAAATTATTTATCGGATTTAATTTATATGTTGGGAAGTTCCAAAAATCAACATAGGGCTGATGAAGATGAAAAGCTTATTAAATCAAAGATACAAGAGCTTATGGAAATATTGTTTTTATCTAAGGGAAATACTATGGAAGTAAGCGATATTAGAGATGAGTTAATTAAAATAGATGATATGCGTTTTAAAGATTTTGCAAATCAGTTACGACCTTTTTGCAAAGAGGGTATTTATGGAAAATATTTTAATGGTCCGTGCGAATTTAATGTAAAAAAAGAGTTTATAGTAACTGAATTTAAGGGGCTTGAGGGGCATAATGATTTAAGAGACCCTTTAATTATGCTTTTAATTTATCATATTAATCAGCTTATGTATATGAGTTCTGATAGAAATTCAAGAATTCAAATTATTATCGATGAAGCCCACCGTTTCTTAGGTAAAAATCCAAAAATGGACGACTTTATAGAACAAGCTTATAGAAGAGCTAGAAAATATGATGCCTCCGTAATTATAGCAACACAGGGTTTTGATGATATTTATAATCCTAGAGATGGTGGATTAAGTAGGGCTGGAACTGTAATTGTCAATAACTCAGCCTATAAAATTTTTATGAAACAAACTGAAACCTCAGTTAATATGCTTTTAAAATCTGAGGTTTTTGATTTGGGTGAAAAAGATAAGGAAATTTTGCGTTCTATTATGACATTAAAAGGTGAGTATTCAGAGTTATTTTTGATGACACCCGATGATGTCAAGCTTCCTTATAGGCTCGTTATGGATAGATATTTCTACTATCTTACCACGACAGACCCTAAGGATAAGGCTAAGATAAAAGAATTGACCGACCAAGGAATACCGTTAGGAGAGGCTATTGAATTTCTTGCAAAAAATTAA
- a CDS encoding helix-turn-helix domain-containing protein, giving the protein MKTIKIVKKDGSFNEQKYYTVKEVADIFGITQATAIKWGNAGKFKVMRFGRQRYILVAEIVDFQQKSIL; this is encoded by the coding sequence ATGAAAACAATAAAAATTGTAAAAAAAGATGGTAGTTTTAATGAGCAAAAATACTACACGGTAAAAGAAGTTGCAGATATTTTTGGCATAACGCAAGCAACAGCTATCAAATGGGGAAATGCGGGCAAATTTAAAGTAATGAGATTTGGAAGACAAAGATATATTCTTGTTGCTGAAATTGTAGATTTTCAACAAAAAAGCATTTTATAG
- a CDS encoding SH3 domain-containing protein — MIKQKQILLSFITASLLCGCGMLPYKESFSCEKGKENGICGSVSEVYDLSSDMEEFRKKANKEYAKEVAKKEQNKSKMSDDNIAFKQLKLQEMVEAVEIRKIQNETPTIFRYYLDEKEAKEKAGLAIVSENDKESKAIKKDLNANKQSNHHKEKKTQNSTSKNHNAKVVKKNKDLKELKELNATNSKDGIVIYDDNQSLDFNQSKALDLNTSLNELNSSINSSQTNDLNNTLQNTQENCSPNANEAITQINDTVKVCVYSANIRAGASCKAPVLRIAFKGEVLEALYEKGGWIKLKDGTYVHKSIVTKD; from the coding sequence ATGATAAAACAAAAACAAATCTTACTTTCTTTTATCACAGCCTCGCTTCTTTGTGGGTGCGGTATGCTTCCTTATAAAGAAAGCTTTTCTTGTGAAAAGGGTAAGGAAAACGGAATTTGTGGCTCAGTGAGTGAGGTGTATGATTTAAGCTCTGATATGGAAGAGTTTAGAAAAAAAGCAAATAAAGAATACGCTAAAGAAGTAGCCAAAAAAGAACAAAACAAAAGCAAGATGAGTGATGATAATATCGCTTTTAAACAGCTAAAGCTACAAGAAATGGTTGAAGCAGTAGAAATTCGCAAAATTCAAAACGAAACTCCAACTATCTTTAGATATTACCTCGATGAAAAAGAAGCTAAAGAAAAAGCAGGACTTGCAATCGTAAGTGAAAACGATAAAGAGAGTAAAGCGATTAAAAAGGATTTAAATGCCAACAAACAATCAAATCATCATAAAGAAAAAAAGACTCAAAACTCAACTTCTAAAAACCATAATGCAAAGGTGGTAAAAAAGAATAAGGATTTAAAAGAGCTAAAAGAATTAAATGCCACAAATTCAAAAGATGGTATTGTCATTTATGATGATAATCAAAGCCTAGATTTCAATCAGAGCAAGGCTTTAGATTTGAATACAAGTTTAAATGAGTTAAATAGTTCAATTAACTCATCACAAACAAATGATTTAAACAATACACTTCAAAATACACAAGAAAACTGCTCCCCTAATGCAAATGAAGCAATCACGCAAATTAATGACACTGTTAAAGTCTGCGTTTATAGTGCAAATATAAGAGCAGGGGCAAGTTGTAAAGCACCCGTATTAAGAATAGCCTTTAAAGGCGAAGTATTAGAGGCTCTTTATGAAAAAGGAGGCTGGATTAAATTAAAGGACGGAACTTATGTGCATAAAAGCATTGTTACAAAAGACTAG